The segment GTTATCGGCTTTGCCGCTAGCGGGCGATTTTTATTGAAGTCCACATGTCGTCGAGAAAGGTTTCTATGCGGAGGGCGTTGTTCCGTCATGAACGGCGAGCCAGGCATTGAGAGCGTCCCGGGTTGCCTGATCCCTTGTCTTGCCGTGCAGGGTCCTGGCGTGTCTGATCAAAAAGGCTTGGTCCTTGAGTACGTCACGGATAAGGGCGATTTTCTTTACCGTCTTGGCGGCCTGCTCGGAGTGTCCTGCTTCGGCCAGGGTCCGGGCAAGTTCATGATAGGCATCGATGCTGGGGCATAGGATTGCCCGCAGCTCGGCCGCAATAGCGGCGTTGTGCGGCTGGTGGTGCGTCCATAGGGCGTATCCCTCATCCCAGAGTGGTTCGGCCTGCAACAGCTCCGGCAGGCGGGCAGGGTCCGGTTTAGCGGACCAGTTTGCTTCAATCTCCGACTGCTTCTCTGTGGACAATTTTAGGGCTAGGTCGAGCCAGGGGGTGAAGGTCGGACGATAGCCATCCTCAGCGGCCAGACGGATATCGTCCTCCTGGGCGCCGGGCTTTCTGGTCAGCAGTAGGGTCATGTTGTGCTGTTCATGGTTGAAACGTCCCGTGGTGCAGCTTGTCAGATGGATCAGGCAGCTTTCCGGGATGACGGAGAAATATCCCCCGCTTTTGATAGCCCTGCAGCAGAAGTCCACATCCTCCATGCCGTTGACGAAGCCTTCGAAAAAACCGCCCAGGGCGTGAAAGAGGCGGGTGGGCATTAGCATGGCTGCGCCGGTGATGACTTGAAGCTGTCGGCGCTTTCGGGTCACGGGATGTGAGTGAGGAAACATTTCGTACAAATGCCTGAATTGCGGGCCGACCGAAGCCGTGATGCCTAGGTGCTGGACTCGCCCTGAGCGTGGGCGGTCGTTTTCGGGAAAAACCAATAGCGGGCCGACCCCAATCAGCTTGGAGTCCTGTTGCAGGGCCTTGAGCAGCGGAGGCAGCCAGCCTGAAGTGAA is part of the Desulfovibrio ferrophilus genome and harbors:
- a CDS encoding glycosyltransferase family 2 protein, which translates into the protein MTSSITISVIIPAWNNWELTQTCLKGLAATADGITLEVILVDNGSTDETPHSAPTLGTSLFGDSFKHLRLSENRGFAVACNQGAQAATGRYLLLLNNDIFFTSGWLPPLLKALQQDSKLIGVGPLLVFPENDRPRSGRVQHLGITASVGPQFRHLYEMFPHSHPVTRKRRQLQVITGAAMLMPTRLFHALGGFFEGFVNGMEDVDFCCRAIKSGGYFSVIPESCLIHLTSCTTGRFNHEQHNMTLLLTRKPGAQEDDIRLAAEDGYRPTFTPWLDLALKLSTEKQSEIEANWSAKPDPARLPELLQAEPLWDEGYALWTHHQPHNAAIAAELRAILCPSIDAYHELARTLAEAGHSEQAAKTVKKIALIRDVLKDQAFLIRHARTLHGKTRDQATRDALNAWLAVHDGTTPSA